The Pseudomonas sp. IB20 region AAAATCAGCAGCGCAGTGGTGATCGCGCCCACTGCGAAGGTCAGCAAACTGCTGCGCAACACACCTACAGCCTGGCCCAAGCGACCGTTGATGGCCGCTTGCACACTCAGCACCGCGCCGGCGGCAATCACCAGCACCAATAACAGAATCAAATTCATCGCCTTACCCTCGCGCTATCAAAACAAGTGCCGCCACAATCAACGCCAGGGCTATCCAGCGCTCGCCATTGACGCGCTTGCGCGCCGTGCCGAACCAGCCAAAATGGTCGATCAACACACTCTTGCCTACCTGGCCCGACAGAATCGCGATCATGGTCATGGCGATACCGATATGAGGCGTGGCCAAGGTCAACACCACCACGTACATCGGCCCCAGGAACCCGCCGATCAGCTGCCAGCGCGGCAGGTCAGTCAGTGCTGGGCCCTTTTGCGGGCCGCTGAACAGCAGCAGCAAAAACAGGATCGCCGTGCCCACGCCAAAGATGCTCAAGGTCGCCCACAAGTGGCCCACCTGTACACCCAGCGGCCCGAGCAAACCGGCCTCCACCGACAGGCCCATGCCCGCCAGAATCACCAGCGGCAACAACAGTAGCCGTAGAAGGTTTTTTTTCGGCGTGGCCTGCGCCACGCCTTCGATTGAACTTGCCTGCATACATCACCTGCGCTTCAAGAACTGAACATGGCGCGCATTATCCGGTGGCCGTGCTGTGCGATAAATGGGAGCATGCGGATAACACCTTTGCGCATTACGCACAGCTTGGAGACCATGATGCAGGGCTTGAATGAATTGAGTTTCAAGGCGTTGCGCCTGTTTGTCGCCGTGCTGGATCACGGCAGTTTTTCCGAAGTTGCGCGCCGCGAAAGCCTGGCGCCCTCCTCCATTTCTCGGCAGATCCAGCTGATGGAGCAGGCACTCGGCCAACAGTTGCTGTACCGCCACACCCGCGCCGTCAGCCCTACCGAAGCCGGGCGCCTGCTCGGGCATCACGCGCGCTTGATGCTGGAACAACTGGAAACAGCCGGCCAAGCCTTGCAGGAACAGGAAAGCGAACCCAGCGGCCTGGTGCGCATCAATGCGCCGATGGTGTTCGGCCAGCGCCACCTGTCACCGTGGCTGGGCGCGTTGTGTCGGCGCTACCCCAAGTTGCAACTGGATATCCAGCAAACCGACACCTACGTCGACCCGCTGCAAGACGGCACCGACCTGCTGTTTCGCATCGGCGTGCTCAACGACTCGGGCATGCAGGCGCGCATCTTCGCGCCCCAGCGTTTTCGCCTCGCCGCCAGCCCTGCCTACCTGGCCCGCCATGGCACACCGCGCCACCCCGACGAACTGGTCAACCACCAGTGCCTGGCTTACAAAGGCATCACCGGCCAGCAACGTTGGTTCTTCCGTCGCGACCAAGGCGACTGGACGCCCTACAGCGTCAAAGGCCCAATCACCGGCAACCACGCCGACACCCTCACCCACGCAGCGGAGCAAGGCCTGGGGCTGGTGGTGTTTCCCTCCTGGCTGATCGGCGAAGGCTTGCGCGCAGGCACCTTGCAGGCGGTGCTGACCGAATACGACGTGGCGACAACGCTGGAGCCGCAGCAGATTGCCGCGTTGTGGCCGGGCAGCCGACGCCTGTCGCTGAAGGTGCGCACGGTGATTGATTACTTTGTGGAGTGTTTTGGGACGGTGCCTTATTGGGACAGATGAGCGGTCTCGATCACTCTGAACAGCGGGTGTCAGGTAAAAAAGCTTGTGTTGAGGGCGCCTTTTGACCTGAACATCCGATCAGAACAACCACTGCCCAATCAACCACGCATTCGCCCCACTGATCACCGCGAACAGAAACCACGCCAAAAGCCGCGTGGGCAGGCGGTTAACAAACGGCCCCATCAGTTGCTTGTCATCGGTCATGCGAATCAGCGGGTACAGTGCGAACGGCAACTGCAGGCTGAGGACCACCTGGCTGAGAATCAGCAGTTTGCCGATAGCATCGTCGCCCATCAGCCACACCCCGAGAAACGCCGGGATCAGTGCCAGGCCACGGGTGATCAGGCGTCGCTGCCAGCACGGAATACGCAGGTTGAGGTAACCCTCCATGATCACCTGCCCGGCAATGGTGCCGGTAAACGTCGAACTCTGCCCGGAAGCCAGCAAGGCGATACCGAACAGGATACTGGCGAAGGCGCCGCCCACCAGTGGGTCGAGCAGGTGGTAAGCATCCTGGATCTCGACCACGTCGGTATGGCCGGTCTTGTAGAAAGCCGCAGCGGCCAGCACCAGGATCGCAGCGTTGACCAGCAAGGCCAGGGCCAGGGAGCCGATGGTGTCGATACGCGCCAGCTTGACCGCGTCCTGTTTACTGGCGAGGTCTTTGCCAATCAGGCGGGTTTGCACAATGGAGCTGTGCAGGTAGAGGTTATGCGGCATCACCGTGGCACCGAGTATGCCGATGGCCAGGTACAACGGCGCAGCATCGCTGATGGCCGACAGTGACGGGGTGAAACCACCGAGCACGTCCGGCCAGTAAGGCTTGATCAGCACCAGTTCGATAAAGAAGCACACGCCGATGGTTGCGACCAGCGCCAGCATGATCGCCTCGAGACGCCGGAAGCCGCGGTTTTGCAGGGCCAGGATCAACAGTGTGTCGAACGCGGTAATGACAATGCCGGTGGTCAGCGACACGCCCAGCAACAGGTGAAACGCCAGGGCGCAACCGAGCACTTCGGCAAGGTCGGTGGCGATGATCGAGATCTCGGCCAGCAGCCACTGCGTACGCGCCGAGCGTTTGCTGTAGCGCTCGCGGCACAGCTGCGCCAGGTCTTTACCGGTGGCGATGCCCAACCGCGAACACAAGCATTGCACCGCCATGCCTGCCAGGCTGGCCAGCAGTACCACGAATAACAGGCTGTAGCCGTAGCGTGAACCGGCCTCGATGGCTGTCGCCCAGTTGCCGGGGTCCATGTAGCCGATAGAGATCAGCAGGCCGGGGCCGGCGAACATCAGTGCTCGTTTGAAAAACGAAGCCTTGGGGTCAACGACAACGGAGCCGGCCACTTCCGGCGGGCAGAACGGGGCGGTAGCGATTTTCGGCAGGCTGAATTTCACGCGGTATCCCAGGCAAACACACAAGTCAGAACGCAGCTTATCAGTCCGACGCGACCGTGCGCATCACCGTCTCCCGGGGCAGGCCAAACGTGTCCACGACCTGCACCACCAGGTCCAGCTCCTGGTTCAGCGCCTCGCGCTCCATGCGCTGGCGAATCATGCCGATCATCAACACCGATAAGGTGGTAATCGAATACGCCGGGCCGGAAAACGCGCGCACGCCGGTGACCAGCAACATCGCCGCCGCCAATGCCTGGCCCACCACTGGAATCGCCGTGGCGGCGCCGCGCCGCACGATAAACCCGGTTAACCCCGCCAACGCCGTGCCGCTCAAGGCGGTGGTGGCCGAGCGGCCGACGTCGAAGCGGTTGAACAAACCCTGCTCTTTTTGCGCGGCGGCCTTGAGTTCGGCGTCGAAGGCCTGCCGGTCGGCGCGACTGAGTTTGTCCTTGTACTGCTCGATCAATTTTTCTGCGACCTGGGCCTCGATGTCCGCCAGTGCAACGGTTTCCACCGGTTCATCAAACTTGATGCCCAGCCGCTGCGCCACGCCTTCGGCGATCTTGCGATAACTCACGCCATGGCCACGGGCAAGGTTCATGATGCTGTCACCGCCCATGCGCTGCAGCTCGATGGCCAGTTTCAGCGGTTCGCGCACAGTGGCATCAATCGAAGCACTACGCTTTTGCGCCATCAACTCGGCCAGGAACTTCAGCTCGTCCGGCCGCGCCTGCACCAATGCGGGGAACAGTTCCACGTCCTCTTCGGCAAAGCGCACTTCACTGCTGCGCTGATCGGCGCGAATCATGCCGCGCCGTTCCTGCAACAGGTCGGTGTATTGCACCACCGTCTTCAACTGCGGCCAATAGGCGCCATGGTCGAACGTGGCCAGGTGCACATTGGTGACCTTGGCCTTGAGCGCCGGCGTGACCTCAATCGCATAGCGGCCAATACACCGCTCGGTGTCCGGTTTCATCGCCAGCGCCCAGTCTTTGCTGGAATGACAGTTGATCACCCGCCCCTTGAGCGGCGCCGACACTTCATCCCACGGGCTGGACGTACAGATCGCCCCGCCCATCAGCAACACGTTGTTCAACGGCAGTTCGCGCGCCACCTCGGGGCTGGCCAACACACTCTTGACCAGGATGCGCGCGCCGAGGGAATGGCCGATCAGGTTAATGCGCCGCACCTTCAGCGATTCGGCGTGCAGGTAGCTGGCCAGCTCAGGCAATAACGTTTTAGCGACTTCATCGACACGCGCCTCGACACTTTTGTAATGGTCGAGAAAATACGCAATCGCTTTGCCCACGCCCACCGTCGCCGCACCCAGGCCGCCGCCGCCGAGCATCGAGGTGATGACATCCTTGAACGGCGCAAACAGGTTTTCCAGAAAGTGCCCCGCCGGCCAGAACAGCATCAGGTTGGTCGAGCCTTCGATGCTCGCCAACTGCTGCTTGAAATTGCCCAGTTGCTGGCGATTGAAGAAGGCCGAGTAACCGTGAACGTAGAGATTGAGCACATCCCCTTGGGGCTCGCCGCACAATACAAACGTGGGCTTGCGGGTGCGGTGCATTTCATCCCACTGGTGTTGCATGGGCCGGTGACTCCTGGTGACGATGGACGGCGATAGTAACAAAGCATGGCCTTGGTAAAGGTGAATCCTGACCGACGTGTGCAGTGTTCAGAACACTGATGCCGCCTTGGATTTGGCCAGGTAGCGCGCCGGCGAGTCCCCCAGGTTGCGGCGGAACACCGAGGTGAAGGCGCTGGAGCTGCTGAAACCCAGCTCTAACGCCACCTGGGTGATGGAGGCGCCGTGGCTGAGCCGGGCGGTGGCTTCGAGCAGGCAGACCTGCTGGCGCCAGGCCACGAACGTCATGCCGGTGCAGTCGTGGAAATGGCGAGTGAAGGTGCGGCGGCTCATGTTCGACCAATCGGCCATTTCGTCAAGGGAGACGGTTTGCGCAGGCGCGTCCAGGAAGCGCTGGCAAGCCTGGGCCAGACGCGGTTCGGCGGGCAATGGCGCACTGAGGGGCAATTCGGGCATGGTGCTTATTTCATCGATCAACAGCGTCAATATGCAGTGCTGCCGGACAGCGGAGGCTGGCGATGGTCCGATAGCCAGTGCCGCTTCCAGCAGATGCCTGAGCAGCGGCGACACGTCGAATACCTGGCAGCGGTCCTGCAGCCCTGCCCGTTCCGCAGCTCTGTCGTCAAGGTAGGTATTGAGCATCACCACATCGCCACGCATGTGCATTTCATGGGGCACACCGCCCGGCACCCAGATCGCCCGCTGCGGTGGCACCACCCAATTGCCGAGGTCGGTAAACATCCTCAAGGCACCGGTTGAGGCATAAGCGAACTGCCCGCGTGGGTGCGTATGCCGTGGAAATACGGTGCCGGACGCATAGTCGCGCAGTGTGACGACGGCTTCAGGGTCGCTGGTTTCAAATATCGGGATCATGGCCCGATCTTGTCAACATATGACCTGGCATAGCAAGCGGGCCATTTCCACGCGCCCTAGCATTCACGCCTTTGATCAACCTTGTTCAAAGGAACACCCATGCATAAGAAACATCTGGCCCTCGCCCTGCTGGTCACGCTGGTCTGGGGCTTTAACTTCCCCATCACCAAGCTGGGCCTGCGCTCAATCGACCCCTTTGTGCTAACCGGCATGCGCTTTGCCCTCGCCGCCGTGCCATTGGTATTTTTTATCAAGCGCCCCGCCGTGAGGTTCGGCTATGTGGCCGGCTATGGCGTTATCTTCGGGTTGGGCATGTGGGGCGTCATCAACTATGGCATCCAGGTCGGCGTCAGCCCGGGGATCGCTTCGCTGATCATTCAGCTCAGTGTGTTTTTTACCCTCGGCTGGGGCTGCCTGTTGTTCAAGGAACACATCCGCCGTGCGCAGTGGGTCGGCGCGTTACTCGCCTTGATGGGCCTGGCGGGCATCATCTGCACCCAGGACGGCGAGCATGCGGTATTCGGTGTGCTGTTGATCGTGCTCAGTGCGTTGGCGTGGAGCATCGGCAACGTCATCATCAAGGCGTCAGGGGTGAAGGAAATTTTCTCGTTCATGGTGTGGGCCAGCCTGTTTCCACCGATTCCGTTGTGCCTGATGGCCTGGTGGATGCACGGCAGCACCGCATTCGAGAACGTACCCGCCAGCCTCGACCTCACCGCAGTGACGTCGATCCTGTTCCAGGTTTACCTGGCGACGCACTTTGCCTACTGGGGCTGGAACTCGCTGCTCAAGGCCTATCCCGTTTCGACCGTGGCGCCGCTGTCGTTGTTGATCCCGGTATTCGGCATTGGCAGTTCGATGCTGATACTGGGCGAGCGCATTTCCACACCCCACCTGATCTTCATCACGCTCATCATCATCGGTTTAGCCGTGGGGCTTTACCGTAAGCCGATTGTGCAGGCTGATAGATAGTCATGGCAAAAAACCGGTTGCTTTGATCAGAAACCGAGAGAGAAGCTGATGGTCATCGCATGGTCCTTGTCGTTGCGCGAACGTTGCCCCGGATAGCCCAGGCCCAACAGTGCCAGGTCGAGGGTGCCGGAGTTGTTCAAGCCTTTCATCCATGAATGCGCAGAAGCCCAACTCTATTAACCCAGAAACCGAGAGAGAAGCTGATGGTCATCGCATGGTCCTTGTCGTTGCGCGAACGTTGCCCCGGATAGCCCAGGCCCAACAGTGCCAGGTCGAGGGTGCCGGAGTTGTTCAAGCCTTTCATCCATGAATGCGCAGAAGCCCAACTCTATTAACCCACACGCATCAAACTCGAAATACCTGACCGTGGCGACAACCGATCCAGTGTGTCGAAACGGTAGTAGACCTACAGAAAAGTCATTGAATTAAATGGTATTAATACTTTCGTAAACGCCCGACAAGAATGGGATTTCAGCCAACACACATTGACTGTCGCGGCAAAAATACACGTTTCAAAATGTGAAAAAGCGCTCTAATAGCGCCCTGTCGATTCGCATTAAAGAGCCTGGAGTTCGCAATGCCCCATGAAGGCAACCTGTTACAAGCAGCCGTGGTGTTCCTGCTCGCCGCCGTGCTGACCGTGCCGTTGGCCAAGCGTCTGCAACTGGGCGCGGTGCTGGGTTATCTGTTCGCCGGTGTGATCATCGGCCCCTCGGTATTGGGCCTGATCGGCAACCCGCAAAGCGTCGCGCAATTTTCGGAATTGGGGGTGGTGTTGCTGTTGTTCATCATCGGCCTGGAGCTGTCGCCCAAACGGTTGTGGGTGATGCGCAAGGCGGTGTTCGGCGTTGGCCTGGCCCAGGTGTTGCTCACGGGCGTGGTGATGGGTGTCGTCGCGCTGTGGCTGTTCGGCCAAACGTGGAACAGCGCAATTGTGCTGGGCCTTGGCCTGGCGCTGTCCTCCACCGCGTTCGGCCTGCAAAGCCTGGCCGAGCGCAAGGAACTGAACCAGCCCCATGGACGCCTGGCGTTTGCGATTCTGCTGTTCCAGGACATTGCCGCGATCCCACTGATCGCGATGGTGCCGCTGCTGGCCGGCAGCGATCACCCGACCACCGAAGCCCAGGGCCTGCAGCATGTGTTGCAGATCCTCGGCAGCATCGCTGTGGTGATCATCGGCGGGCGCTACCTGTTGCGCCCGGTGTTTCGCATCGTCGCCAAGACCGGCTTGCGTGAAGTGTCCACCGCCACCGCACTGCTGGTGGTGATCGGCACCGCCTGGCTGATGGAACTGGTGGGTGTGTCGATGGCCCTGGGCGCGTTCCTCGCCGGGCTGCTGCTAGCGGACTCGGAATACCGCCACGAACTCGAATCCCAGATCGAACCCTTCAAGGGCCTGCTGCTCGGCCTGTTTTTTATCAGTGTGGGCATGGGCGCCAACCTCAGCCTGCTGCTCAGCTCGCCGCTGGTGGTGATCGGCCTGACCCTGCTGTTGATTGGCTTAAAGCTGCCGCTGCTGTACGCGGTCGGCCGGCTGGTGGGCGACCTGAATCGCGAAAGCGCGCTGCGCCTGGGCGTGGTGCTGGCAGCTGGCGGTGAATTCGCCTTCGTGGTGTTCAAGATCGGC contains the following coding sequences:
- a CDS encoding AraC family transcriptional regulator encodes the protein MIPIFETSDPEAVVTLRDYASGTVFPRHTHPRGQFAYASTGALRMFTDLGNWVVPPQRAIWVPGGVPHEMHMRGDVVMLNTYLDDRAAERAGLQDRCQVFDVSPLLRHLLEAALAIGPSPASAVRQHCILTLLIDEISTMPELPLSAPLPAEPRLAQACQRFLDAPAQTVSLDEMADWSNMSRRTFTRHFHDCTGMTFVAWRQQVCLLEATARLSHGASITQVALELGFSSSSAFTSVFRRNLGDSPARYLAKSKAASVF
- a CDS encoding monovalent cation:proton antiporter-2 (CPA2) family protein, producing MPHEGNLLQAAVVFLLAAVLTVPLAKRLQLGAVLGYLFAGVIIGPSVLGLIGNPQSVAQFSELGVVLLLFIIGLELSPKRLWVMRKAVFGVGLAQVLLTGVVMGVVALWLFGQTWNSAIVLGLGLALSSTAFGLQSLAERKELNQPHGRLAFAILLFQDIAAIPLIAMVPLLAGSDHPTTEAQGLQHVLQILGSIAVVIIGGRYLLRPVFRIVAKTGLREVSTATALLVVIGTAWLMELVGVSMALGAFLAGLLLADSEYRHELESQIEPFKGLLLGLFFISVGMGANLSLLLSSPLVVIGLTLLLIGLKLPLLYAVGRLVGDLNRESALRLGVVLAAGGEFAFVVFKIGRDQGLFEPHLYDVLVLTITLSMAVTPLLLLVCTKLFKSKAKPVEVPEEYRAIESDAPRVVIAGMGRMGQIVARILRAQNISFIALDTSVETIELTRSFGGMPVFYGDPQRPEILHAAKVDQAEFFVIAMDDPQINIKTAEMVRSLYPHMKIIARARNRQHVHRLVDLDASPVRETFYSSLEMSRRTLVGLGLSQAQADARISRFKNHDLQLLAAQHAVYDDAAKVMQTAQEARTELARLFEMDRLEEESDKA
- a CDS encoding EamA family transporter, translating into MHKKHLALALLVTLVWGFNFPITKLGLRSIDPFVLTGMRFALAAVPLVFFIKRPAVRFGYVAGYGVIFGLGMWGVINYGIQVGVSPGIASLIIQLSVFFTLGWGCLLFKEHIRRAQWVGALLALMGLAGIICTQDGEHAVFGVLLIVLSALAWSIGNVIIKASGVKEIFSFMVWASLFPPIPLCLMAWWMHGSTAFENVPASLDLTAVTSILFQVYLATHFAYWGWNSLLKAYPVSTVAPLSLLIPVFGIGSSMLILGERISTPHLIFITLIIIGLAVGLYRKPIVQADR
- a CDS encoding LysR family transcriptional regulator yields the protein MQGLNELSFKALRLFVAVLDHGSFSEVARRESLAPSSISRQIQLMEQALGQQLLYRHTRAVSPTEAGRLLGHHARLMLEQLETAGQALQEQESEPSGLVRINAPMVFGQRHLSPWLGALCRRYPKLQLDIQQTDTYVDPLQDGTDLLFRIGVLNDSGMQARIFAPQRFRLAASPAYLARHGTPRHPDELVNHQCLAYKGITGQQRWFFRRDQGDWTPYSVKGPITGNHADTLTHAAEQGLGLVVFPSWLIGEGLRAGTLQAVLTEYDVATTLEPQQIAALWPGSRRLSLKVRTVIDYFVECFGTVPYWDR
- a CDS encoding DUF726 domain-containing protein → MQHQWDEMHRTRKPTFVLCGEPQGDVLNLYVHGYSAFFNRQQLGNFKQQLASIEGSTNLMLFWPAGHFLENLFAPFKDVITSMLGGGGLGAATVGVGKAIAYFLDHYKSVEARVDEVAKTLLPELASYLHAESLKVRRINLIGHSLGARILVKSVLASPEVARELPLNNVLLMGGAICTSSPWDEVSAPLKGRVINCHSSKDWALAMKPDTERCIGRYAIEVTPALKAKVTNVHLATFDHGAYWPQLKTVVQYTDLLQERRGMIRADQRSSEVRFAEEDVELFPALVQARPDELKFLAELMAQKRSASIDATVREPLKLAIELQRMGGDSIMNLARGHGVSYRKIAEGVAQRLGIKFDEPVETVALADIEAQVAEKLIEQYKDKLSRADRQAFDAELKAAAQKEQGLFNRFDVGRSATTALSGTALAGLTGFIVRRGAATAIPVVGQALAAAMLLVTGVRAFSGPAYSITTLSVLMIGMIRQRMEREALNQELDLVVQVVDTFGLPRETVMRTVASD
- a CDS encoding Nramp family divalent metal transporter → MKFSLPKIATAPFCPPEVAGSVVVDPKASFFKRALMFAGPGLLISIGYMDPGNWATAIEAGSRYGYSLLFVVLLASLAGMAVQCLCSRLGIATGKDLAQLCRERYSKRSARTQWLLAEISIIATDLAEVLGCALAFHLLLGVSLTTGIVITAFDTLLILALQNRGFRRLEAIMLALVATIGVCFFIELVLIKPYWPDVLGGFTPSLSAISDAAPLYLAIGILGATVMPHNLYLHSSIVQTRLIGKDLASKQDAVKLARIDTIGSLALALLVNAAILVLAAAAFYKTGHTDVVEIQDAYHLLDPLVGGAFASILFGIALLASGQSSTFTGTIAGQVIMEGYLNLRIPCWQRRLITRGLALIPAFLGVWLMGDDAIGKLLILSQVVLSLQLPFALYPLIRMTDDKQLMGPFVNRLPTRLLAWFLFAVISGANAWLIGQWLF
- a CDS encoding DMT family transporter — protein: MQASSIEGVAQATPKKNLLRLLLLPLVILAGMGLSVEAGLLGPLGVQVGHLWATLSIFGVGTAILFLLLLFSGPQKGPALTDLPRWQLIGGFLGPMYVVVLTLATPHIGIAMTMIAILSGQVGKSVLIDHFGWFGTARKRVNGERWIALALIVAALVLIARG